The following proteins are encoded in a genomic region of Longimicrobium sp.:
- the pgl gene encoding 6-phosphogluconolactonase — protein sequence MPRILTFPTAAEASRASAERFAELAREAVAERGRFTVALSGGTTPRAAYTMLAEEPLRSSIPWEQVHLFWGDERCVPPGHVRSNFRMANEAFVSRVHIPPANVHRMRGEIAPERAAEEYAMELAADFGEGIPRFDLVHLGLGADGHTCSLFPFDPLLLERGRTVAAALYRPLGEPRITLTFGVINAAAHVEMLAPGGDKAEVVKKVLEGPRDPHRIPAQGVRPASGDMVWLLDEAAAARLASHGEDVRG from the coding sequence ATGCCCCGCATCCTCACCTTCCCCACCGCCGCCGAGGCGTCCCGCGCGTCCGCGGAGCGATTCGCGGAGCTCGCGCGCGAGGCGGTGGCGGAGCGCGGAAGGTTCACCGTGGCGCTCTCAGGGGGGACGACGCCGAGGGCCGCGTACACCATGCTCGCCGAGGAGCCGCTCCGCTCCAGCATCCCGTGGGAGCAGGTGCACCTGTTCTGGGGGGACGAGCGATGCGTGCCGCCGGGGCACGTGCGCAGCAACTTCAGGATGGCCAACGAGGCGTTCGTATCGCGCGTCCACATTCCGCCCGCCAACGTGCACCGCATGCGCGGCGAGATTGCGCCCGAGCGCGCGGCGGAGGAGTACGCGATGGAGCTGGCGGCGGACTTCGGCGAGGGGATTCCGCGCTTCGACCTCGTGCACCTGGGGCTCGGCGCGGACGGGCACACCTGCTCCCTCTTCCCCTTCGATCCGCTGCTGCTGGAGCGCGGGCGCACCGTCGCGGCGGCGCTGTACCGGCCGCTGGGGGAGCCGCGAATCACCCTCACCTTTGGCGTGATCAACGCGGCGGCGCACGTGGAGATGCTGGCGCCGGGCGGGGACAAGGCGGAAGTCGTGAAGAAGGTGCTGGAGGGGCCGCGCGACCCCCATCGCATCCCCGCGCAGGGGGTGAGGCCGGCGAGCGGCGACATGGTGTGGCTGCTGGACGAGGCGGCGGCGGCACGGCTCGCGTCACACGGAGAGGACGTGCGCGGGTAG